In the Mauremys mutica isolate MM-2020 ecotype Southern chromosome 13, ASM2049712v1, whole genome shotgun sequence genome, one interval contains:
- the C13H20orf204 gene encoding uncharacterized protein C20orf204 homolog, with the protein MILPRTLLCAVLLLLLLVSVLSKGKAKCSIVEILRQYQAVIFDELQNLKNLTRSAETPRRGRAGPACLSNKEQKILLSISTMSMSLRDMVRGPWRNPEVVAVMQVVSNTESVTKQNCKKIYKKSLSTVTEKPQHRGQGNRRKQLKVIARTVENLVTCWEKLFSLHSKDWDT; encoded by the exons ATG ATTCTCCCCAGGACTCTCCTttgtgctgtgctgctgctgctgctgcttgtgtcGGTGCTGAGCAAGGGCAAGGCAAAGTGCAGCATTGTGGAAATCCTGCGGCAATACCAAGCCGTGATCTTTGATGAGCTCCAGAACCTG AAAAACTTGACTCGATCTGCTGAAACcccgaggagggggagagctggcCCAGCCTGCCTCTCTAACAAG GAGCAGAAAATCCTGCTGTCTATCTCCACCATGAGCATGTCTCTCAGGGACATGGTCAGAGGCCCCTGGAGGAATCCTGAAGTGGTGGCTGTGATGCAGGTGGTCAGCAACACAGAGTCTGTGACCAAACAGAACTGCAAGAAAATCTACAAG AAGAGTCTGTCAACAGTTACAGAGAAACCGCAACACAGAGGCCAGGGCAACAGGAGAAAGCAGCTGAAGGTGATAGCGCGAACAGTGGAAAACTTGGTCACCTGCTGGGAGAAGCTGTTCTCTCTCCACTCAAAGGACTGGGACACATAG